In Chitinophaga sp. HK235, a single window of DNA contains:
- a CDS encoding ThiF family adenylyltransferase: protein MNNVLVDAITTSKQRATEREVRFFRLQDPIQLEALTQLLRQNTAIQVFDEIQAQLAELIRLHHPTERLSETAIAERVAAHLGGIAPAAYGVWVYYPWSSRVVHILDEAEFIYLRTSRNQHKITEAERETLQTRKIGVIGLSVGQSVALALAIERLCGELRIADFDQLDLSNMNRIRTGVHNVGILKTVLVAREIAEIDPFLTVHCYDNGINDDNIDTFLTEGGKLDILVEECDSLDIKILSRQKARELQIPVVMDTSDRGMIDIERFDLQPDLPILHGRIPEQLTAAQIRNMQGPERMQLVDNIVNISAMSTKMQESLKEIGKSITTWPQLASAVMLGGAAIAHVCREMALNKPIVSGRYYVDLEQIFNQEK from the coding sequence ATGAACAACGTATTAGTAGATGCTATTACAACGAGCAAACAACGAGCAACAGAAAGGGAAGTAAGATTTTTCAGATTACAGGACCCCATACAGCTGGAAGCCCTCACCCAACTGCTCCGGCAAAATACCGCTATCCAGGTGTTTGATGAAATACAAGCCCAACTGGCAGAGCTGATCCGCCTGCATCATCCCACAGAAAGATTATCTGAAACAGCCATCGCAGAACGTGTAGCCGCTCACCTCGGAGGTATAGCGCCCGCGGCCTATGGTGTATGGGTTTATTATCCCTGGTCCAGCCGTGTGGTACATATTCTGGATGAAGCAGAATTTATATACCTGCGGACCAGTCGCAACCAGCATAAGATCACCGAAGCAGAAAGGGAAACCCTGCAAACCAGGAAGATCGGCGTTATCGGCCTTTCTGTAGGCCAGTCCGTAGCACTGGCACTGGCTATTGAAAGACTGTGCGGAGAACTTCGTATAGCCGACTTCGATCAGCTCGATCTAAGCAATATGAACCGTATCCGTACCGGCGTACACAATGTAGGCATCCTTAAAACCGTGCTGGTGGCCCGGGAAATTGCAGAAATCGATCCTTTTCTGACTGTACACTGTTATGATAACGGCATCAACGACGACAATATCGACACTTTCCTTACCGAAGGGGGCAAACTCGACATTCTGGTAGAAGAATGTGATAGTCTGGACATCAAAATCCTTAGCCGCCAGAAAGCCAGGGAGCTGCAAATACCGGTAGTCATGGACACCAGCGACAGAGGAATGATCGATATAGAACGGTTTGATCTGCAGCCTGATTTACCTATATTGCATGGGCGTATTCCGGAACAGCTTACAGCAGCGCAGATCCGGAATATGCAGGGCCCTGAAAGAATGCAGCTGGTCGATAATATCGTCAACATCAGCGCCATGTCAACCAAAATGCAGGAATCCCTGAAAGAAATAGGTAAAAGTATAACTACCTGGCCCCAGCTGGCCTCGGCAGTTATGCTGGGCGGTGCCGCCATCGCCCATGTGTGCCGGGAAATGGCCCTTAACAAGCCCATTGTCTCTGGCCGCTACTATGTAGACCTTGAACAGATTTTTAACCAAGAAAAATGA
- a CDS encoding 7TM diverse intracellular signaling domain-containing protein has product MRLLIRPAFYKFVCLLLLVTVHWVPVWADTINITPKHPIQLAEYSQLEYMLDPSGKMAFPEVENSTAFQKLQKQIPNFGLTKDAIWLRLTVRNNTSRPELMFNVTYPILDLIDLYYPDQHNRYQVIPGGELRPFKNRPVNHQNFVYNINIPPGESQTFYVRIQSREAILIPIYIGTARETYKKLYNDDLLLSIYIGIILVMIFYNTFIFFSVKDWSYFYYILYIASVGLAQICLHGFGYRFFWHENLYITEQSVLWAGALSGISVLIFVQSFLHVREKAPWAYRILTLFVIVYSSTIVLSLLGFFSVAYALIDFLAITGVSFILLFAIMQAVKHSRTAKIFVLAWTIFILAIICFVLKDVGIIPYNIFTSHIIVIGSAIEVILLSFALADKINTFKAEKEASQAIALEISKENEQLVKEQNIILEAKVQERTEELQNSNRDLNIALTNLKDTQTRLVEKEKMASLGQLTAGIAHEINNPINFVTSNIKPLKLDIADLKDLLTRYDQLAGSTDISKDLKSIEQFKKEIDIDYIHEEISSLIKGIEDGAARTAEIVKGLRTFSRLDESEVKSIDIHEGIDSTLVLLRNGIPPHVSIIKNYAELPKIECYAGKVNQVFMNIFSNSLNAIKSKKEQHNESISITTGQENGFITIRIKDTGIGMSEAVQQKIFDPFFTTKDVGEGTGLGLSIVFSIIEKHRGKIIVNSTPGEGAEFIIYLPLNIVNH; this is encoded by the coding sequence ATGCGACTTCTGATAAGACCGGCATTTTACAAATTCGTATGCCTGTTACTGTTAGTAACGGTCCACTGGGTACCTGTTTGGGCAGATACCATCAATATCACCCCCAAACATCCCATCCAGCTGGCAGAATACAGCCAGCTGGAATATATGCTGGACCCCAGCGGGAAAATGGCTTTTCCGGAAGTGGAAAATTCGACAGCCTTTCAGAAGCTGCAAAAACAGATACCCAACTTCGGCCTCACCAAAGACGCCATCTGGCTACGGTTAACGGTCAGAAATAATACCAGCCGGCCGGAGCTGATGTTTAACGTCACCTACCCCATACTGGACCTGATCGACCTCTACTACCCCGATCAGCATAACCGGTACCAGGTGATCCCCGGTGGAGAACTACGGCCTTTTAAAAACAGGCCGGTCAACCACCAGAACTTTGTGTATAATATTAACATCCCTCCCGGCGAGTCTCAGACATTTTATGTGCGCATCCAAAGCCGCGAAGCTATTCTGATACCCATATACATCGGCACTGCGCGGGAGACCTATAAGAAGCTGTATAACGACGACCTGTTGCTCTCTATCTATATCGGCATCATCCTCGTTATGATATTCTACAATACCTTCATTTTCTTTTCTGTAAAAGACTGGAGTTATTTTTACTATATCCTCTACATCGCCTCTGTAGGACTGGCTCAGATATGCCTTCATGGATTCGGCTACCGCTTCTTCTGGCATGAAAACCTATACATCACCGAACAAAGTGTACTGTGGGCAGGCGCGCTCTCGGGCATCTCGGTGCTGATATTCGTGCAGAGTTTCCTCCATGTAAGGGAAAAAGCACCCTGGGCCTACCGTATACTAACGCTGTTTGTAATAGTGTATTCCAGCACCATCGTGTTGTCATTGCTGGGATTTTTCTCTGTCGCCTACGCGCTGATCGATTTTCTGGCTATCACCGGCGTGAGTTTTATCCTGTTGTTTGCCATTATGCAGGCGGTCAAACATTCAAGGACCGCTAAAATATTTGTACTGGCATGGACCATATTTATTCTGGCCATCATCTGTTTTGTGCTTAAAGATGTGGGCATCATCCCCTACAATATCTTTACCAGCCATATCATTGTGATCGGCTCCGCAATTGAAGTCATCCTACTGTCTTTCGCCCTGGCAGATAAAATCAATACCTTCAAGGCAGAAAAAGAAGCCTCACAGGCCATTGCCCTGGAGATCTCCAAAGAAAACGAACAACTGGTAAAAGAACAGAATATTATCCTGGAAGCCAAAGTCCAGGAAAGGACGGAAGAACTGCAAAACAGTAACCGCGACCTCAACATCGCGCTCACCAACCTGAAAGACACACAGACCAGACTGGTGGAAAAAGAGAAAATGGCGTCCCTCGGTCAGCTGACCGCCGGTATTGCCCACGAGATCAACAACCCGATCAACTTCGTCACCTCCAATATCAAACCACTGAAGCTGGATATTGCAGACCTGAAAGACCTGCTGACCCGCTACGATCAGCTAGCCGGCAGTACAGACATCAGCAAGGACCTGAAATCCATCGAACAGTTTAAGAAAGAAATAGATATCGACTATATCCACGAAGAAATATCTTCCCTCATCAAAGGCATTGAAGACGGGGCCGCCCGTACTGCCGAAATTGTGAAAGGACTCCGTACTTTCAGCCGACTCGATGAAAGCGAAGTAAAATCCATTGATATTCACGAGGGGATCGACTCCACACTGGTATTGCTCAGAAACGGTATTCCTCCCCATGTTAGCATCATTAAAAATTATGCGGAGCTGCCCAAAATAGAATGTTATGCAGGGAAAGTCAACCAGGTGTTTATGAATATTTTCTCCAATTCCCTCAATGCCATCAAAAGCAAAAAAGAGCAGCATAATGAATCTATCTCCATTACCACCGGACAGGAAAACGGCTTTATCACCATCCGTATCAAAGACACCGGTATTGGCATGTCTGAAGCGGTACAACAGAAAATATTCGATCCGTTCTTTACTACCAAGGATGTAGGGGAAGGCACAGGACTAGGACTGTCCATCGTTTTCAGCATTATAGAGAAACACAGGGGTAAAATCATTGTAAATTCCACCCCTGGAGAAGGAGCGGAATTTATTATATATTTACCTCTTAACATAGTTAATCATTAA
- a CDS encoding ATP-binding protein has translation MKENRIRILYIDDEVHNLNAFKASFRRSYEIYTANSAQEGKQLLKEIVVHIIIADQKMPVSTGVEFFNEIKDTLPDPMRILLTGYTDVDDIIDAINKGHIFSYIKKPWDENELHKTINNAYEIYHTRRQLKEKITELEKTNDELNRFIYSTSHDLRSPLMSVLGIINLSRLDNSVVDPNGYINMVESCVLKLDGFIQKIIEYYRNSRLEIEYERINFTTLLNDCITAFQPQNTAIRFHTQVDQVAEFRGDTFRISVILNNLISNAVKYQKPDEAEPMVNLSVKVEPHKATICIRDNGIGILSEHLNNIFKMFFRSKNNNKPGSGIGLYIVKEALSKIGGTINVESKYGEGTQFEITIPNRNEFDT, from the coding sequence ATGAAAGAAAACCGCATTAGAATATTGTATATCGATGATGAGGTCCATAATCTGAATGCATTTAAGGCCAGCTTTCGTAGAAGTTATGAGATATATACCGCCAATTCTGCGCAGGAAGGCAAACAGTTGCTGAAAGAGATCGTAGTACATATCATCATAGCGGACCAGAAAATGCCGGTATCTACCGGGGTGGAATTCTTCAATGAAATAAAAGACACCCTTCCGGATCCCATGCGTATCCTGCTGACTGGCTATACTGATGTGGATGATATCATCGATGCCATTAACAAGGGTCATATTTTCTCCTATATCAAAAAACCCTGGGATGAAAATGAGCTGCATAAAACCATCAACAACGCGTATGAAATCTATCATACCCGCAGGCAGCTGAAAGAAAAAATCACGGAACTGGAGAAAACAAATGATGAACTGAACCGGTTTATCTATTCCACCTCCCACGACCTGCGTTCCCCGCTGATGTCTGTATTGGGCATTATCAACCTCTCAAGACTCGACAATTCAGTTGTAGACCCCAATGGCTACATCAACATGGTAGAGTCCTGTGTATTGAAACTCGACGGCTTTATCCAGAAGATCATTGAATACTACCGTAATTCCAGGCTGGAAATAGAATACGAAAGAATAAATTTCACCACCCTGCTGAATGACTGTATTACCGCCTTCCAGCCACAGAACACGGCTATCCGGTTCCACACCCAGGTAGATCAGGTGGCCGAATTCAGAGGCGACACCTTCCGGATCAGCGTTATTTTAAACAATCTTATTTCCAACGCTGTTAAATACCAGAAGCCGGACGAAGCCGAACCGATGGTCAATCTCTCTGTGAAAGTAGAGCCACACAAAGCCACCATCTGTATCCGGGACAATGGTATTGGTATCCTCAGTGAGCATCTGAACAATATCTTTAAAATGTTTTTCCGCTCCAAAAACAACAACAAACCTGGCAGCGGAATTGGTTTATACATTGTGAAAGAAGCCTTAAGCAAAATTGGCGGTACTATTAATGTAGAGTCCAAATACGGCGAAGGCACTCAATTTGAAATTACCATCCCCAACAGAAATGAATTCGATACCTGA
- a CDS encoding two-component system response regulator gives MNSIPDLRVILIDDNEIDLLLHEKLITFQQISRTVLSFVNANKALEFLSSNIGLPRIPPTIILLDIQMPEMDGFEFLQAFDTYPQKIKSQCHIVMVSSSLDYGDITRTNANPLVIKLLRKPLLLKELKETVEGIFKDFV, from the coding sequence ATGAATTCGATACCTGACCTGCGTGTCATATTGATAGATGACAATGAGATTGATTTATTGCTGCATGAGAAGTTGATCACCTTTCAACAAATCAGCAGAACGGTACTTTCATTTGTAAATGCCAACAAAGCACTGGAATTCTTATCTTCCAACATTGGCCTTCCCAGAATACCTCCTACCATCATACTGCTGGATATACAGATGCCCGAAATGGACGGCTTCGAATTTTTACAGGCATTCGATACCTATCCGCAGAAAATCAAGTCGCAATGCCATATCGTAATGGTATCTTCCTCCCTGGATTATGGCGATATTACCCGCACCAACGCCAATCCGCTGGTCATTAAATTATTGCGCAAACCCTTGTTACTAAAGGAATTAAAAGAAACAGTAGAAGGAATTTTTAAAGATTTTGTGTAA
- a CDS encoding response regulator: MILIVDDKPENILSIRKTLELYKFEVDTALSGEEALKKILKNSYTLIILDVQMPSMDGFEVAEAISGYSKAKDIPIIFLSAVNKEKRFIVKGYDSGGIDYLTKPVDPDVLLMKVKTFSRLYQQSQELKQIHQSLQDEVEVRKLAQAALSEKVNELHTTLEALPQIAFTVTTDGQIEYVNRNWYKYADNMQQLPETLSGGDSMRQCLEQTLRAGMPLEKEVYLKDRTDNSYRCHLLRITPVKEGPEIVKWIGTFTDIALQKQANEILEQKVKERTEELIEINKSLEASNHDLQQFASVASHDLKEPLRKIQLFGAIVRDRFLQTDPNAMSYMERIVGSSERMARLINDLLNYSRLSAASIYEMTDLNVVVQEIISDLELAITEKNAVVCVEKLPHIEAVPGQIRQVFQNIISNALKFSRNDRTPEIHISADRVATNAADSAVEENGNYCRITIRDNGIGFNEKYLSKIFTIFQRLHNADLYEGTGIGLAIAKKVIDKHQGIITATSVEGEGTSFIMVLPVKQTKMPNTI; encoded by the coding sequence ATGATTCTGATTGTAGACGATAAGCCAGAGAATATTTTATCCATTAGGAAAACGTTGGAGCTGTATAAGTTTGAAGTGGATACCGCTTTGTCGGGTGAAGAGGCGCTGAAAAAAATACTTAAAAACAGCTACACGCTGATCATCCTGGACGTGCAAATGCCCAGTATGGACGGCTTTGAGGTGGCCGAAGCCATTTCCGGCTACAGCAAGGCAAAAGACATCCCGATCATTTTCCTCAGCGCGGTCAACAAAGAAAAACGTTTTATCGTAAAAGGTTACGACTCCGGCGGAATCGATTATCTCACCAAACCTGTAGATCCTGATGTACTGCTGATGAAGGTGAAAACCTTTTCCCGGCTGTATCAGCAGTCACAGGAACTGAAACAGATACACCAGTCATTACAGGACGAAGTGGAAGTGCGCAAACTCGCTCAGGCAGCCCTGAGTGAAAAAGTGAATGAATTACATACCACACTGGAAGCATTACCACAGATAGCCTTTACCGTTACCACAGACGGACAGATAGAATACGTCAACCGCAATTGGTACAAGTATGCAGACAATATGCAGCAGCTGCCGGAAACACTGTCAGGTGGCGATTCCATGCGGCAATGCCTGGAACAAACGCTTCGCGCCGGCATGCCACTTGAAAAGGAAGTATACCTGAAAGACAGAACAGACAACTCCTACCGCTGTCATCTCCTGCGTATCACACCCGTAAAAGAAGGACCCGAAATCGTAAAGTGGATCGGGACCTTCACCGATATCGCCCTGCAGAAGCAAGCCAATGAAATACTGGAGCAGAAGGTAAAAGAAAGGACGGAAGAACTGATTGAGATCAACAAATCACTGGAAGCCAGTAACCACGATCTGCAGCAATTTGCTTCCGTAGCCTCTCATGACCTGAAGGAGCCACTCCGCAAAATCCAGCTGTTTGGCGCTATTGTGCGCGACCGGTTTCTGCAAACAGATCCCAATGCCATGTCCTACATGGAAAGGATCGTAGGATCTTCCGAACGGATGGCAAGACTGATCAATGATCTGTTGAATTATTCCCGCCTGTCTGCTGCAAGCATATACGAAATGACTGACCTCAATGTGGTGGTACAGGAGATTATCAGTGACCTGGAACTGGCTATCACCGAAAAGAATGCTGTGGTGTGTGTAGAAAAATTACCACATATTGAAGCTGTTCCTGGGCAGATCCGGCAGGTATTCCAGAATATCATCAGTAATGCCCTGAAATTTTCCCGCAACGACCGTACGCCCGAAATCCATATTTCGGCGGATAGGGTAGCTACCAATGCGGCAGACAGTGCTGTGGAAGAAAATGGCAACTATTGCCGTATCACTATCCGCGACAATGGCATCGGCTTCAACGAAAAATACCTGTCCAAGATATTCACTATCTTTCAGCGTCTGCATAACGCTGATCTGTATGAAGGCACCGGTATCGGCCTGGCCATTGCCAAAAAAGTAATTGATAAACACCAGGGAATTATCACAGCCACCAGCGTGGAAGGAGAAGGGACATCCTTTATCATGGTGTTACCTGTAAAGCAAACGAAAATGCCCAACACAATCTGA
- a CDS encoding chemotaxis protein CheB, which translates to MSTASRLVLIGGSAGGLQAILTLLPGLMPQLAAAVVIVLHRQNHYDSMLTELLSAKTQLTVKEAEEKETLLPGTIYIAPADYHLLLETDHTFSLDYSEKVNFSRPSIDVTFSSAALAYGEKMAAILLSGANTDGAEGLMDVHDAGGITVVQDPDTAAVDVMPRQAILTAPIDHILPATAMAAFINGFAGMMTS; encoded by the coding sequence ATGTCTACGGCTTCCCGCCTTGTGTTGATAGGAGGTTCTGCAGGAGGGCTGCAGGCCATCCTTACGTTGTTGCCCGGCCTGATGCCACAGCTTGCTGCCGCAGTGGTGATTGTATTGCACCGGCAAAACCATTATGATTCTATGCTGACAGAGCTGTTATCGGCTAAAACGCAGCTGACCGTTAAGGAGGCTGAAGAAAAGGAAACACTACTGCCGGGCACCATCTATATAGCGCCGGCAGACTATCACCTGTTGCTGGAAACGGACCACACCTTCTCACTGGACTATTCGGAAAAGGTGAATTTCAGTCGTCCCAGCATTGATGTTACGTTCTCATCGGCTGCTCTGGCTTATGGGGAGAAGATGGCCGCCATCCTGCTTTCCGGCGCTAATACAGACGGTGCAGAAGGACTGATGGACGTACATGATGCCGGCGGTATCACCGTCGTGCAGGACCCCGATACGGCCGCGGTAGACGTAATGCCCAGACAGGCCATCCTTACTGCCCCTATAGACCATATCCTGCCTGCCACCGCCATGGCCGCTTTTATTAACGGTTTTGCCGGCATGATGACCAGTTGA
- a CDS encoding protein-glutamate O-methyltransferase CheR, producing the protein MTRNHISEREVSMLLNDVLERYGYDFTEYAPASINRRVNHLFQADRFPSFAEFRYRIMSDPDYALRFVEEITVNVTEMFRDPQFYYTLRREVLPVLATYPLIRVWHAGCSTGEEVYSFAILLKEANLLHKSVIYATDLNTSVLEKGRTGIFPISQMQQYSRNYMEAGGLHDFSSYYTANYEYAKFRKDLGEKIIFSPHNLVTDGSFNEFQLIICRNVLIYFNKTLQDKVLRLFCDSLEPLGFLALGSKETLHFTSVASQFKQVDSKEKIWRKHHL; encoded by the coding sequence GTGACCAGAAATCACATAAGTGAAAGAGAAGTAAGTATGTTGCTGAATGATGTGCTGGAGCGCTATGGGTACGATTTTACCGAGTATGCCCCTGCCTCCATCAACAGGAGGGTGAATCATCTTTTTCAGGCCGACCGTTTCCCCAGTTTCGCGGAATTCCGCTATCGTATTATGTCTGATCCGGATTATGCGCTTCGTTTTGTGGAAGAGATCACGGTAAATGTTACAGAGATGTTTCGTGATCCGCAGTTCTACTATACACTCCGGCGGGAGGTATTGCCGGTGCTGGCCACCTATCCGCTGATCCGGGTATGGCATGCGGGCTGCTCTACCGGAGAAGAAGTGTATTCATTTGCGATTTTGCTGAAGGAAGCCAATCTGTTGCATAAGTCAGTCATCTATGCCACAGACCTTAATACCAGCGTGCTGGAGAAGGGAAGAACCGGCATCTTTCCGATTTCGCAAATGCAGCAATACTCCCGTAACTACATGGAGGCTGGCGGGCTGCATGATTTTTCTTCCTACTATACGGCTAATTATGAATATGCTAAATTCAGAAAAGACCTGGGGGAGAAAATTATCTTCTCTCCCCATAATCTTGTCACCGATGGCTCTTTTAATGAGTTTCAGCTGATTATCTGCAGAAATGTGTTGATTTATTTCAATAAAACCCTACAGGATAAAGTATTGCGCCTGTTTTGCGACAGCCTGGAGCCATTGGGTTTCCTGGCACTGGGAAGTAAGGAAACGCTTCACTTCACAAGTGTGGCCAGCCAGTTCAAACAAGTGGACAGCAAGGAAAAAATCTGGCGCAAACATCACCTGTAA
- a CDS encoding response regulator: MEQKKVLIIDDDARNIFALKAVLRSRGISCISATSGAEGLELLAGDHQVGVVLMDIMMPDMDGYETIAALRAQAPNSRLPVIAVTAQAMVGDREKCLQAGADNYISKPVDVDVLLSQIQQYLAD; the protein is encoded by the coding sequence ATGGAGCAGAAAAAAGTATTAATCATTGATGACGATGCGCGGAATATTTTTGCGCTCAAAGCAGTGTTACGTTCCAGAGGTATTTCCTGTATATCCGCTACCTCCGGGGCTGAAGGCCTGGAGCTGCTGGCAGGAGACCACCAGGTAGGCGTAGTACTGATGGATATTATGATGCCCGATATGGATGGTTACGAAACGATAGCCGCCTTGCGCGCCCAGGCCCCTAACAGCAGGCTGCCTGTTATAGCGGTGACTGCCCAGGCAATGGTGGGTGACCGGGAAAAATGTCTGCAGGCGGGCGCCGATAATTATATTTCAAAACCTGTTGATGTAGATGTGCTGTTGTCGCAGATACAACAATATTTAGCTGATTAA